The following proteins come from a genomic window of Desulfobacterales bacterium:
- a CDS encoding restriction endonuclease subunit S, with the protein MKKGWEVKSLKEIGITQTGTTPKTSEKENYGDFIPFIKPADIDINGNGEIRYDNEGKSEQGLKNGRKMIEGSILMVCIGATIGKVGFADRDVSCNQQINSLTVKKELCPKFFYYALTTENFFKQVINNAAQATLPIINKNKWETLTVSYPKSLPEQHRIVSILDKAFASIATAKEHAEKNLKNAKEVFESYLTGVFEKRGDRWEEKRLGDVCLIKPPKDEARQKLKTKDLVSFVPMEDLGIGQMFLEPKKEKTLGEVISSYTYFADNDILLAKITPCFENGKIGIAKNLSNGIGFGSSEYIAFRPKNNIPSEFIYYFLSQENFRLEGEQRMTGAVGHKRLPPEFVQNYFIPLPSLSEQKRIVSQLESLSTETKKLESIYQQKLANLEELKKSILHKAFNGEL; encoded by the coding sequence ATGAAGAAGGGTTGGGAAGTTAAGAGCCTTAAGGAAATTGGAATTACCCAAACAGGAACAACACCAAAAACATCTGAAAAAGAAAATTACGGTGATTTTATTCCATTCATCAAACCAGCCGATATTGATATTAATGGTAATGGAGAGATTAGATATGATAATGAAGGGAAAAGCGAGCAAGGATTAAAAAATGGAAGAAAAATGATAGAAGGCTCAATTCTTATGGTCTGTATAGGAGCAACCATAGGTAAAGTCGGTTTTGCAGACCGTGATGTTTCATGCAATCAACAAATAAATAGTTTGACAGTAAAAAAAGAGCTTTGCCCAAAGTTTTTTTATTATGCTTTAACTACTGAAAATTTTTTTAAACAAGTAATAAATAATGCAGCGCAAGCAACTTTACCAATTATCAATAAAAACAAATGGGAAACTTTAACTGTTAGCTATCCAAAATCACTTCCCGAACAACACCGCATCGTCTCCATTCTGGACAAAGCTTTTGCCTCTATCGCTACAGCCAAAGAACACGCTGAAAAGAATCTGAAAAACGCTAAAGAGGTGTTTGAGTCGTATTTGACTGGGGTGTTTGAAAAGCGGGGGGATAGGTGGGAAGAAAAAAGGCTTGGGGATGTATGTTTGATAAAACCTCCTAAAGATGAAGCCCGTCAAAAATTAAAAACTAAAGATTTAGTGTCATTTGTCCCAATGGAAGATTTGGGTATTGGTCAAATGTTTTTAGAACCTAAAAAAGAAAAAACATTAGGAGAAGTTATAAGTAGTTATACATATTTCGCTGATAATGATATTCTTTTGGCAAAAATTACTCCTTGTTTTGAAAATGGAAAAATTGGAATTGCTAAAAATTTGTCAAATGGTATCGGATTTGGCTCAAGTGAATATATTGCTTTTAGACCCAAAAATAATATTCCTTCAGAATTTATATATTATTTTCTTTCTCAAGAAAATTTTAGATTAGAAGGAGAGCAAAGAATGACAGGTGCAGTAGGTCATAAACGTTTACCTCCAGAATTTGTTCAAAATTATTTTATACCTTTACCATCATTATCAGAACAAAAGCGTATTGTCTCCCAACTCGAATCCCTATCTACCGAAACAAAAAAACTCGAATCAATCTACCAACAAAAGTTAGCGAATCTTGAAGAACTAAAAAAATCAATCCTACACAAAGCCTTTAACGGAGAGTTATAG
- a CDS encoding DEAD/DEAH box helicase family protein, with the protein MNETDTRAELIDPKLKNAGWGVVEDSKILRAYPITAGKIQVGGGRAKALIADYVLVYKNLKIAVIEAKRDEIPVGEGIAQAKNYAEKLHIDFTYSTNGNEIYQISMKTGQEGLISSFPTPDELWNKTFADHNIWKDKFNSIPFEDVGGTKPIRFYQEIAVNKAMNAIAEEKQRILLTLATGTGKTFIAFQISWKLFQTRWNLKRDGSRRPRILFLADRNILANQAFNDFSPFPEDALVRINPKEINKKGGVPTNGSLFFTIFQTFMTGKDNTPCFGEYPADYFDFVIIDECHRGGANDEGNWRGILEYFSPAVQLGLTATPKRKNNVDTYKYFGEPVYIYSLKEGINDGFLTPFKVKRIKTTLDDYIYISDDQIIEGEVEAGKIYTETDFNRIIEIKEREAKRVKVFLNEINQNQKSIVFCATQEHALIVRDLINQNKKSKDPNYCVRVTANDGELGELYLREFQDNDKTIPTILTTSQKLSTGVDARNIRNIILMRPINSMIEFKQIIGRGTRLFDGKEYFTIYDFVDAYQHFFDPEWDGEPIQSEPIPEPTPNPEPIPKPNPEPDDKTKNDKEKKKKLKIKLRDGKEREIQHMIATMFWSADGKPISAEEFLHNLFGALPDFFKSEEELRKLWSYPMTRKTLLEKLAEAGYGKDELSMMQTLIDAEKSDLFDVLEYVSFAVKPITREERVSEAKSKIFAMLNNKQKEFLNFVLLKYIETGVEELNQEKLPDLLTLKYHTISDAVETLGGIENIRTTFIDFQKYLYEKKVA; encoded by the coding sequence ATGAACGAAACCGATACAAGAGCAGAACTAATTGACCCAAAGCTCAAAAATGCTGGTTGGGGTGTTGTTGAAGATTCAAAGATTCTTCGGGCTTACCCGATAACCGCAGGTAAAATTCAAGTTGGCGGTGGACGTGCTAAAGCCTTAATTGCCGATTATGTGTTAGTTTATAAGAATCTAAAAATTGCCGTTATCGAAGCCAAACGGGATGAAATTCCAGTTGGTGAAGGCATAGCGCAAGCAAAGAATTACGCTGAAAAACTGCACATTGATTTTACATACTCAACCAATGGCAATGAGATTTATCAAATTTCCATGAAAACAGGACAGGAAGGTTTAATAAGCTCATTCCCTACACCTGATGAACTATGGAATAAAACTTTTGCCGACCATAATATCTGGAAAGATAAATTTAATTCTATTCCTTTTGAAGATGTAGGCGGAACAAAACCAATTCGGTTTTATCAAGAGATTGCCGTTAATAAAGCCATGAACGCAATAGCTGAAGAAAAGCAACGCATATTGCTTACGCTTGCCACAGGCACAGGAAAAACATTTATTGCGTTTCAAATCTCTTGGAAACTATTTCAAACCCGATGGAATTTAAAGCGTGATGGTTCCCGCAGACCACGCATATTGTTTTTAGCCGATAGAAATATTTTAGCAAATCAGGCATTCAACGACTTTTCACCTTTTCCAGAAGATGCTTTAGTAAGAATAAATCCAAAAGAAATTAATAAAAAAGGTGGTGTTCCAACTAATGGGAGCTTATTCTTTACTATATTCCAAACATTCATGACAGGAAAAGACAATACACCTTGCTTTGGCGAATATCCTGCCGATTATTTTGATTTTGTGATTATAGATGAATGTCATCGTGGCGGAGCAAACGATGAAGGGAATTGGCGTGGTATATTGGAATATTTCTCTCCCGCTGTTCAACTTGGATTAACCGCTACACCTAAACGTAAAAATAATGTTGACACTTATAAATACTTTGGTGAGCCAGTTTATATATATTCATTAAAAGAAGGTATCAACGATGGTTTTCTTACGCCATTTAAAGTAAAACGCATTAAAACCACATTAGACGATTATATTTATATATCCGATGACCAAATTATTGAAGGCGAAGTAGAAGCAGGTAAAATTTATACAGAAACAGATTTTAACAGGATAATTGAAATTAAAGAACGTGAAGCAAAGCGGGTTAAGGTATTTTTAAATGAAATTAATCAAAATCAAAAATCAATCGTTTTTTGTGCTACACAAGAACATGCTTTAATCGTTAGAGACTTAATAAACCAAAATAAGAAAAGTAAAGACCCTAACTATTGTGTTCGTGTTACAGCTAATGACGGAGAGTTAGGCGAACTGTATTTAAGAGAATTTCAAGACAATGACAAAACTATTCCAACTATTTTGACTACATCTCAAAAACTCTCTACAGGCGTTGATGCAAGAAACATTAGAAATATTATCTTAATGCGTCCGATTAACTCAATGATTGAGTTTAAGCAAATTATTGGTAGAGGCACGAGGCTATTTGACGGAAAAGAATATTTTACCATTTATGATTTTGTCGATGCTTATCAACATTTTTTTGACCCTGAATGGGATGGAGAGCCTATACAATCTGAGCCAATACCAGAACCTACACCTAATCCAGAACCGATTCCTAAACCGAATCCTGAACCAGATGATAAAACTAAAAACGACAAAGAGAAAAAAAAGAAGCTAAAAATTAAACTTCGTGATGGTAAAGAAAGAGAAATCCAGCACATGATAGCTACTATGTTTTGGAGTGCTGACGGCAAACCTATTTCAGCGGAAGAATTTCTACATAATTTATTCGGAGCATTACCCGATTTTTTCAAAAGTGAAGAAGAACTTCGTAAATTATGGTCTTACCCAATGACACGAAAAACTTTACTGGAAAAACTTGCTGAAGCTGGATATGGTAAAGATGAACTTAGTATGATGCAGACACTTATAGATGCTGAAAAAAGTGATTTATTTGATGTTCTCGAATATGTATCATTTGCCGTAAAACCAATTACAAGAGAAGAAAGAGTATCGGAAGCTAAATCAAAAATTTTTGCTATGTTAAACAATAAGCAGAAAGAATTTTTAAATTTTGTTCTTTTAAAATATATCGAAACAGGCGTTGAAGAACTTAATCAAGAAAAGCTTCCAGACCTTCTTACTTTGAAATATCATACAATTAGCGATGCTGTTGAAACACTCGGAGGCATTGAAAACATACGAACTACTTTTATCGACTTTCAAAAATATTTATACGAAAAAAAGGTAGCGTAA
- a CDS encoding PIN domain-containing protein — protein MRKLQIYLDTSVINFLFADDAPEKKEITIDFFENFVRKNLYDVFISPIVIDEINKTTDEITRQKLLNVIKEYNIEVINISEKQEEIEKLAYLYINKTIIPKKKIEDALHIAICSIFNIDILLSWNYRHMANVNKESKIMSVNISEGYNKQLKIITPMEVIYEE, from the coding sequence ATGAGAAAACTTCAAATATATCTTGATACCTCTGTGATTAATTTTTTATTTGCCGATGATGCACCTGAAAAAAAAGAAATCACCATTGATTTCTTTGAAAATTTCGTAAGAAAAAATCTTTATGATGTTTTCATTTCTCCAATAGTCATTGATGAAATAAATAAAACTACTGATGAAATTACAAGACAAAAACTTCTTAATGTTATCAAAGAATACAATATTGAAGTCATCAATATTTCTGAAAAACAGGAAGAAATAGAAAAATTAGCATATCTTTACATCAATAAAACAATTATTCCTAAGAAAAAAATTGAAGATGCTTTGCATATTGCCATTTGTAGCATTTTTAATATTGATATTTTATTAAGCTGGAACTATCGGCACATGGCGAATGTAAATAAAGAAAGTAAAATTATGTCCGTTAATATTTCGGAAGGATATAATAAACAACTAAAGATTATTACTCCAATGGAGGTTATTTATGAAGAATAA